TCAAGCTGTCGGCCATGCTCGACGTCATGTTGGACATGGTCGAACCCATCAGCGCCTTGTAAGTCCCGGGCGGCACCAGCCGGACGACGATACCACGCGCGGCGACCAACGCAGCTTCGCTTGGCGCAGCGGGCGCTTGAGCCGCCGTCTGCGCGGTGACGGGCGCACTAGCGAACGCCAGCGCCATTGCAAACGGTGCGAGCCTCACGCCGCGACCTTCCCCGCGCCCACCTTCGCCTTGAGGTACACATGCATCGTTGTTGCGACGTCACGGCCGTCGCGGATCGCCCACACCACCAGCGATGCACCGCGAACGATGTCGCCCGCTGCGAACACGCCGTCGAGCGACGTCATCAGCGTCTTGTTGTCGACCAGCACGGTGCCCCAGCGCGTCACGCCGAGTTCGGGCGCGCCGAACAGGCCAGGCAGATCCTCGGGATCGAACCCCAGCGCCTTGATGACGAGATCGGCGGGCACGTCGAAGCCGCCGGCGGGGTCGATCTCCGGCGCGCGACGGCCGCTGGCATCCGGCTGGCCGAGCCGCATCCGGCTCGCCTTGACGCCTGTCACGCTTTCCCCGGCGAGGAACGCCTCGGGTGCGGAGAGCCAGACGAATTCGACGCCCTCTTCCTCCGCATTCGCCACCTCGCGCTGCGAACCGGGCATGTTGGCGCGGTCGCGGCGGTAGAGGCACTTCACGCTGGCCGCACCCTGGCGGACCGCGGTGCGCACGCAGTCCATCGCGGTATCGCCGCCGCCGATCACGACGACGTGCTTGCCCGCGGCATCGAGGCTGCCATCGTCGAACGCCGGCACCGCGTCGCCGAAGCTCTTGCGGTTGGAGGCGGTGAGATAGTCGAGCGCATCGACCACGCCGTCGCTGGCGACGCCGGGCGCCTTGATCGCGCGCGGCTTGTAGACGCCGGTGGCAATCAGCACCGCATCGTGGCGCTGGCGCAGTTCGTCGAGGCTGGCGTCGCGACCGATCTCGAAATCATTGTGGAAGACGATCCCGCCCGCCGCGAGCCGCTCGACGCGGCGCGTGACGACGTACTTCTCCAGCTTGAAGCCCGGGATGCCATAGGTCAGCAATCCACCCGAGCGATCGTAGCGGTCATAGACATGCACGTCATAGCCGAAGCCGCGCAGATATTCGGCGGCGCTGAGGCCGGCTGGCCCCGCGCCGATCACCGCGACCGACTGGCCACGGGCGCGCCCCGGTACGAGCGGCTCGACCCAGCCTTCCTCCCATGCGGTATCGGTGATGAACTTCTCGACCGAGCCGATCGTCACCGCGCCGTGACCGGAAAATTCGATGACGCAATTGCCTTCGCACAACCGGTCCTGCGGGCAGATCCGGCCGCAGA
This genomic stretch from Sphingomonas panacis harbors:
- a CDS encoding NAD(P)-dependent oxidoreductase yields the protein MANDHLLKFVDRAQSYPAKRDAEDRADDFREIANRYSVPAAEDQAGRCSQCGVPYCSVHCPLHNHIPDWLRLTAEGRLREAYELSNSTSTMPEICGRICPQDRLCEGNCVIEFSGHGAVTIGSVEKFITDTAWEEGWVEPLVPGRARGQSVAVIGAGPAGLSAAEYLRGFGYDVHVYDRYDRSGGLLTYGIPGFKLEKYVVTRRVERLAAGGIVFHNDFEIGRDASLDELRQRHDAVLIATGVYKPRAIKAPGVASDGVVDALDYLTASNRKSFGDAVPAFDDGSLDAAGKHVVVIGGGDTAMDCVRTAVRQGAASVKCLYRRDRANMPGSQREVANAEEEGVEFVWLSAPEAFLAGESVTGVKASRMRLGQPDASGRRAPEIDPAGGFDVPADLVIKALGFDPEDLPGLFGAPELGVTRWGTVLVDNKTLMTSLDGVFAAGDIVRGASLVVWAIRDGRDVATTMHVYLKAKVGAGKVAA